In Candidatus Neomarinimicrobiota bacterium, the sequence AAAAGATTTATTGCATCTGCCTGATACACTCGATCTGAAAAAGTCTTCAATTATCGCCGATGCGGTTTCAACCCCGTATCATGCCGTCAAAAACAGGGGACGAGTAAAACAGGGTGATAAAGTTGTCGTTATCGGATGCGGAGGGGTAGGTATCAATGTTGTGCAAATTGCCGCAGCTATGGGAGCTTCGGTCTATGCCGTTGATCTGAGTGATTCTAAACTTGAACTCGCAAAATTGTTGGGCGCATATAAGACGGTAAATCCCCTTGAAGATAAAGAGTACGTCCGGAAATTAAAGAAAGAAACGGGTGGCGGGTTCGAGATTGCGTTTGAAGTAATCGGAAATCCCAAGACCATTTCAGAAGGTTACTCCCTCATTAAGAAAGGGGGCAGATTGGTTGTCATTGGATATACAGCTGAGGAGATGACGTTCTCGCCTGCCAGGTTAATGTATTATGAACTTGAAATGGTGGGTTCACTTGGCTGCCGCCCGGTAGATTACTTACCTTTGATTGAGATGATTGAACAGGGCAAGATCAAGTTAGAGCCACTTATAACGGGAGAGTATCCGCTTGACAAGATTAATGAAGCCTTGAATGAACTTAGAAATGGTGAGGCTTTAAGGTCAATTATCGTTCCATGAAAATACAATATCAGCATTGTTTTGTCATTGAACGAGCGAAATATAGTCGATACGGTTAAAGAATTAGAAAGTAATAATGGGTAAGATGGACAAAATGATGGAAGGAATGATGAAGCGGAAGATGATAAATATGCATAAGATGGAATCTGAGGAAGTTATGAAGAACATGCATGAGATGATGCCCATGATGATGGTCCATTGCATGTCTTCGTTCAAACTATGAGGACCGTCGAAATATCCTTAACTTCTGAAGAGGGATGCTGGACGAGATGGAAGATAAGCATCCTCCAATAAAAGAATAAGCGCAACTATTCATACAAAGATTGAAAAGGGAATGGTAAAATTGAAGAAGGGATCGAATTCTCCATACAGGTAGAGGGTACTAACGGAACCTGCCCGGCTCGACAGAAGGAATATTCGGGCTGTCGATAAGTCTCTGAT encodes:
- a CDS encoding zinc-binding dehydrogenase; the encoded protein is MRAAVFYGAGQDLVIEEVPTPEPGEGELLIKIAACGVCHTDLHYIDHGVPTFKKPPLILGHEASGIVTEINEGVEGWEKGDRVLIPAVISCGNCEFCLSERENICANQIMFGNNVNGAYAEYIAAPAKDLLHLPDTLDLKKSSIIADAVSTPYHAVKNRGRVKQGDKVVVIGCGGVGINVVQIAAAMGASVYAVDLSDSKLELAKLLGAYKTVNPLEDKEYVRKLKKETGGGFEIAFEVIGNPKTISEGYSLIKKGGRLVVIGYTAEEMTFSPARLMYYELEMVGSLGCRPVDYLPLIEMIEQGKIKLEPLITGEYPLDKINEALNELRNGEALRSIIVP